The Molothrus ater isolate BHLD 08-10-18 breed brown headed cowbird chromosome 9, BPBGC_Mater_1.1, whole genome shotgun sequence genome includes a region encoding these proteins:
- the ZNF326 gene encoding LOW QUALITY PROTEIN: DBIRD complex subunit ZNF326 (The sequence of the model RefSeq protein was modified relative to this genomic sequence to represent the inferred CDS: inserted 1 base in 1 codon), protein MDYGEAEDRDWRFPDTPMHCGVNMPSGSVSDMDRDYGHGGYGGPRSMDSYLNQSYGMESHGGGGGGGGGGGNRFGPYESYDSGSSLGGRDLYRSGYGYNEPEQSRFGGSYGGRFDNSYRNSLDSFGGRNQGGSSWEAPYSRSKLRPGFMEDRGRESYSSYSSFSSPHMKPAPVGSRGRGTPAYPESGFGSRNYDAFGGPSTGRGRGRGHMGDFXGMHRPGIVVDYHNKPSPAAVAARGIKRKMIPQPYNKPGGTFIKKPKMTKPILKLSQKKSPNTKTSYQDSTVEEIEVDTSGAVVIYEDFTRDAYDLGYQTFGDGKGEVKSEEEEKRRIEARREKQRRRREKNSEKYGDGYRMAFTCSFCKFRTFEEKEIESHLESAAHQETLDHIQKQTKFDKVVMEFLHECMVNKFKKTAMRKQQTSNQTENSQAAEKDIMEGVTADDHMMKVETVHCSACSVYVPALHSSVQQHLKSPDHTKGKQAYREQIKRESVLTATSILNNPIVKARYELYVKGENPFEINDQAQEQQTEEEEKADEPAEGEEEEEEEEEETEEQTDFTLDHTEDN, encoded by the exons atggaCTACGGGGAAG CTGAAGACAGAGATTGGAGATTCCCAGATACCCCCATGCATTGTGGTGTGAACATGCCCAGTGGGTCAGTCTCAG ACATGGACCGGGATTATGGGCATGGAGGCTATGGTGGCCCACGATCCATGGACTCTTACCTTAACCAATCCTATGGGATGGAGAGTCATGGAGGTGGAGGcggaggaggtggtggtggtggtaaCAG GTTTGGACCTTATGAGTCTTACGACTCCGGGTCTTCTCTGGGTGGGCGAGATCTGTACAGATCTGGCTATGGTTATAATGAACCCGAACAAAGCCGCTTCGGAGGTAGTTATGGTGGTCGATTTGACAACTCCTACCGGAATAGCCTTGACTCTTTCGGAGGTAGAAACCAGGGCGGGTCTAGCTGGGAAGCACCTTACTCCCGTTCAAAATTGAGGCCTGGGTTTATGGAGGACAGAGGAAGAGAGAGTTACTCTTCCTACAGCAGTTTTTCTTCACCCCATATGAAGCCTGCACCTGTAGGCTCTCGGGGGAGAGGAACGCCTGCTTATCCTGAAAGTGGATTTGGAAGCAGAAACTATGATGCTTTTGGAGGACCATCAACAGGCAGAGGCCGAGGCCGAGGA CATATGGGAGACT GCGGAATGCACAGACCTGGAATTGTCGTTGACTATCATAACAAACCCAGTCCTGCAGCAGTTGCTGcaagaggaataaaaagaaaaatgatacCACAGCCATATAACAAACCTGGTGGGACATTTATCAAGAAACCCAAAATGACAAAGCCTATTTTGAAGCTGAGCCAGAAAAAATCACCTA ACACGAAGACATCTTACCAGGATTCTACTGTAGAG GAAATTGAAGTTGATACAAGTGGTGCAGTTGTTATATATGAAGACTTCACAAGAGATGCTTACGATCTTGGATATCAGACTTTTGGAG ATGGCAAAGGAGAAGTTAAaagtgaggaagaagaaaagcgGCGGATTGAGGCCAGAAGAGAGAAGCAAAGGcgtagaagagaaaaaaacagtgaaaaatatgGTGATGGATACAG AATGGCATTTACTTGCTCATTTTGCAAGTTTCGaacatttgaagaaaaagaaattgagtCACATCTGGAGAGTGCAGCTCACCAGGAGACATTGGATCATATccagaagcaaacaaaatttGACAAAGTAGTGATGGAATTTCTTCAT GAGTGTATGGTGAATAAATTCAAGAAGACAGCAATGCGTAAGCAACAGACAAGTAACCAAACAGAGAATTCCCAAGCTGCTGAAAAAGATATAATGGAAG GGGTTACAGCTGATGACCATATGATGAAAGTTGAGACTGTTCACTGCAGTGCTTGCAGTGTCTATGTTCCTGCATTGCACAGTTCTGTTCAGCAACACTTAAAATCTCCTGAtcacacaaaaggaaaacaa GCCTACAGAGAACAAATAAAAAGGGAGAGTGTTCTTACTGCCACCAGCATCTTGAATAATCCTATCGTCAAGGCACGATACGAGCTGTATGTGAAG GgtgaaaatccttttgaaattaatgatcaggctcaggagcagcaaacagaagaagaagaaaaagctgatGAGCCAGCtgagggtgaggaagaggaggaagaagaggaggaagaaactGAAGAACAAACTGACTTCACTTTAGACCACACTGAAGATAACTAA